Part of the Candidatus Rokuibacteriota bacterium genome, CATCTAGTCGACTCGGAGGGGGGCTTTGCCCCCCGTCCGAACCTCCCCCCAGGATGGGTTGCGCCGGCGGAGCCGGCGCTCGAAGGGCATTACTCCGATACGGTACTGGCCCTGTCCCGTCCGGGGCGTGTGGATCAACCCTCACCGAGTTGACCGGTGCCTACCGTTTGGGCACCGCGCCGTGGGCTGAGCATGATTTCACCATTCCCCGGACACGGGTTGGTGTGAAGTCCCGCTTTCCCGCACGGTTGGCTCGTCCCTGAGTCTGGCACTTCTCTTGCTGAACCTGTATCCCGTGAACCCGCGCTGGCGTGTCGTCGTCGTCGATGACCACCTCCCATCGAAGGCCGCCGTCGGCGAGGCCATCGCCGCGGTGGGCGGGGTTGTCGCGGCGGAGGGAAGCCATGCCGCCGAAGCCCCGGCGCTGGTTGAGCAGCATCGACCTGACGTCGTGATTCTGGCCGTCGGTCTCCCCGACGGCGACGGCGTGGAGGCCGCCAGGCGCGTGATGCACCGTTCCCCCTGCCCCATCGTGCTCCTCACGAGCCGGACGGATTCGACCGTGGTCGGGCGCGCCCGGGACGCCGGGGTTATGGCCTTTCTCGTGAAACCACTCCGCCGCGACGAGCTGGCCCCCACCCTCGATCTGGCGGTGGCCCGCTTCGCAGAGTTCCGGGCCTTGTTGAAGGAGAACGCGGATCTCAAGCGAAGCCTCGAGTCGCGGAAGCTGATCGAGCGGGCGAAAACGGTACTCATCGAGCGGTACGGGCTCACCGAGGCCGAGGCTTTCCGTCGAATCCAAAGGACTTCTATGGACAGTCGCCGCCCGATGAGCGAGATCGCTCAGGCACTACTGCTGACGGAAGGGTTGAGCGGCGGGCCTTCGGGAGCGAGGCCACTGTCTCTCGAGTGAGCCTGCCACAATCCTGAGCAACTCCCCTCCTCTGCACACGGAAAAGGCATCTCGCCGGGCATTCTCTTGCAGCAACCCGCTGGCAAGTGATTGAAATTGCGAGGGGCAGACCGGCCTGCAGACCGGCACGGAGGTTGCTAGGATTCCAGCGAGCCCCGGCGGACGACGGTGTCCCCGGGAGCGTGGCAGCGGCGCCACGACGAGCGGCGCCGTTTTTGTTTGTTCGGAGTGAACGGGCGGAATGAGAGCGCAACGGCGCGCTGAGGGGCAAGGGGGCCGGAACGACTTTCACCGAAAGGAGCGTGCAATGCCCGAAGACACCTCACGTGCCGACATGCGTCACTCGCGTCGCGAATTCCTGAAGACATCCGCGCTCGGCGTCGCCGGCGCCGGGCTGGCGGGCGGGCTGTCCTTTCCCGCGATCCTTCGCGCCCAGGAGAAGGGGCCGATCAAGGTAGGTGTCCTCCACTCGCTGAGCGGGACCATGGCCATCAGCGAGGCGCCGATCAAGGAAGTGGTCCTGATGGCGATCGAGGAGATCAATCAGGCCGGCGGCGTCCTGGGTCGCAAGGTCGAGGCGCTCGTGGAGGATCCCGCCTCCAACTGGGATCTGTTCGCCGAAAAGTCCAAGAAGCTCCTCCTCCAGGACAAGGTCGCCGCGGTCTTCGGGTGCTGGACGTCGGTGAGCCGGAAGTCGGTGCTCCCGGTCTTCGAGAAGTACAACGGGCTCCTCTTCTACCCGGTGCAGTACGAGGGCGAGGAGTGCTCCAAGAACGTGATCTACACCGGGGCCACTATCAACCAGCAGGCCACACCGGCGGTGGACTATCTGATGAGCGCGGAGGGCGGGAACAAGAAGAAGTTCTACCTGCTCGGCTCCGACTATGTCTACCCGCGCACCACCAACAAGATCCTCCGCCTCTACCTCACCAAGGTCAAGAAGATCCCCGAGTCCAGCATCGCCGAAGAGTACACGCCGTTCCACCACCAGGACTATCAGACCATCGTCGGAAAGATCAAGAGCTTCTGCGCCGCGGGGGA contains:
- a CDS encoding ANTAR domain-containing protein, which codes for MLNLYPVNPRWRVVVVDDHLPSKAAVGEAIAAVGGVVAAEGSHAAEAPALVEQHRPDVVILAVGLPDGDGVEAARRVMHRSPCPIVLLTSRTDSTVVGRARDAGVMAFLVKPLRRDELAPTLDLAVARFAEFRALLKENADLKRSLESRKLIERAKTVLIERYGLTEAEAFRRIQRTSMDSRRPMSEIAQALLLTEGLSGGPSGARPLSLE